One window of the Megalops cyprinoides isolate fMegCyp1 chromosome 2, fMegCyp1.pri, whole genome shotgun sequence genome contains the following:
- the loxl5a gene encoding lysyl oxidase-like 5a codes for MGKFSVLHLCLLQCFIHLITGQPSMPGLVGPWKHRIEWENNGQVYSLLSTGSEYHAPIQRRRDSQIYLSTKREFNRHSLSGLTSRPSRIRETTLEIETREPDRNHGSVTVQQSAFNPEARELRSEAGRYLLPTGRASGARSQPRDSSPRGWTADPPGARRTSSRAHSRKNATAPGIISELSGSGVPRGGGGNRTRHHSTAAVPRGIYALPSRTTEFTQGRDGSHMQPGSHAYRHGGSRTAENNNSEDEIARESAEPRSYVDDSEHNNVNVNNYVNNNTNVAGRNDISSEETADPEDMAGDDPRNPFKNHRNTVFYNIYRPSGRQRTPARRPSGSGYGTRYFQNGLPDLVPDPYYIQAATYIQRLQMYALRCAAEENCLARSAYKPSVRDINYRVLLRFPQRVKNQGTADFLPVRPRHQWEWHSCHQHYHSMEAFSNYDLLDVSTGRKVAEGHKASFCLEDTSCDPGFRRRYACTAHTQGLGPGCYDTYNANIDCQWIDITDVPPGNYILKVTVNPNFQVQESDFSNNVVRCDIRYTGSHVQARNCRITSN; via the exons ATGGGaaagttttctgttttgcatctATGCCTACttcagtgttttattcatttgatcACTGGACAGCCATCGATGCCAGGGCTAGTGGGACCATGGAAGCACAGGATTGAATGGGAGAATAATGGTCAGGTATATAGCTTACTGAGCACCGGTTCCGAATACCACGCGCCGATACAGCGAAGAAGGGACTCTCAAATTTACCTGAGCACCAAAAGAGAATTTAATAGACACTCTCTATCTGGATTGACAAGTAGACCCTCCAGAATTAGAGAAACAACTTTAGAAATAGAAACCAGAGAACCTGATAGAAACCATGGTTCTGTTACAGtgcaacaaagtgcatttaaccCAGAGGCCAGGGAACTGAGGTCTGAAGCTGGGCGCTACTTGCTTCCCACCGGTCGCGCTTCGGGCGCGAGGAGTCAACCGCGTGATTCATCACCTAGAGGATGGACTGCAGATCCCCCTGGCGCACGACGCACGTCCTCACGGGCGCACTCCAGAAAAAATGCTACAGCTCCAGGGATAATTTCCGAGCTCTCGGGCAGCGGAGTcccaagaggaggaggaggaaatcGGACAAGGCATCACAGCACCGCAGCAGTCCCAAGAGGAATTTACGCGTTACCGTCAAGAACCACTGAGTTCACACAGGGTCGCGATGGTAGTCATATGCAGCCGGGCAGCCATGCGTATAGGCACGGGGGATCTAGAACGGCGGAAAATAACAATTCTGAAGATGAGATCGCAAGAGAAAGTGCTGAGCCTCGAAGTTATGTGGACGATTCTGAACATaacaatgtcaatgtcaataaCTATGTCAATAACAATACCAATGTTGCTGGAAGAAATGACATTTCttctgaggaaacagcagatCCCGAAGACATGGCTGGGGATGATCCACGGAATCCCTTCAAAAACCACAGGAACACCGTTTTCTACAACATCTACCGACCTAGCGGCAGACAAAGGACTCCTGCACGCCGTCCATCTGGCTCTGGTTACGGCACGAGGTATTTTCAGAATG GACTCCCAGATCTTGTCCCGGACCCTTACTACATTCAAGCAGCTACTTATATCCAGCGCTTGCAGATGTATGCTTTAAGGTGTGCGGCTGAGGAGAACTGTCTAGCCAG GTCAGCATACAAGCCAAGTGTCCGAGACATTAACTACAGGGTGCTTCTTCGGTTCCCCCAGAGGGTAAAGAATCAAGGCACGGCAGACTTCCTCCCAGTGAGGCCAAGGCACCAGTGGGAATGGCATAGCTGTCATCA GCACTACCATAGCATGGAGGCATTCAGCAACTATGACCTCCTTGATGTCTCCACTGGGCGAAAGGTGGCTGAGGGACACAAAGCCAGCTTCTGTCTGGAGGATACCAGCTGTGACCCAGGCTTCCGTCGACGCTATGCCtgcacagcgcacacacag GGATTGGGTCCTGGTTGCTATGACACCTACAATGCCAATATTGACTGTCAGTGGATCGACATCACGGATGTGCCGCCAGGCAATTACATCCTCAAG GTGACAGTGAACCCTAATTTCCAAGTACAGGAATCAGATTTTTCCAACAATGTGGTGAGGTGTGACATCAGATACACTGGATCTCACGTCCAAGCACGCAACTGTAGGATAACTAG CAATTAA
- the LOC118771264 gene encoding uncharacterized protein LOC118771264: MFSDSRQLGKHRVFQHNNNPQRWLHNGVTVQRDTGHMGPSRQAEASLLPPDRRRETAPVEEKGNAQEKERTETNFDGQNIQRKLLLAQQKRCTLPDSVGQSVPRESNTARWNQAPEPRQRYSVPVREHFSDYACTSRGYQTEPHPSGRKYVPPPPIGFKGHQSYRVPGYMVRRRFWGYAREDCQRELNSSGQASAAAHGFDRHYGSNSTFHRGQEYIKSNHSLRDLTKPKNQPEQGCNGPSSVQGLIFSTEVPQIELDCTRQRGLCWPSSNTTDSQNKHASSEQGQSRESGFDGPKMSQAAIRDQIRRVVGDLEGVLGGLKQVHLEMKEVVQQIELLTSNIDLGEEEPSNSLPSDTLCSSSSSGVMVSSHKMIEDRTSRQADADHTSLKSTPTRSTPPALNPSVVVANQAAAPSTGEDPLQDQISAPATANPPQTPLRGQDQESRRDKDGSCPALSKPTCQPISQSQAVTHEPGRTASRSRKPPPYPYNGQVAKMGKGKESLKAPPYPTKRRLLSTMV; the protein is encoded by the exons ATGttttcagacagcagacagctgggGAAGCACAGAGTTTTTCAGCACAACAACAATCCCCAGCGCTGGCTCCACAATGGGGTCACGGTCCAGAGGGACACGGGACACATGGGGCCGAGCAGACAGGCGGAAGCCAGCCTCCTCCCGCCggacaggaggagagaaacagCTCCTGTGGAGGAAAAGGGAAATGCTCAAGAAAAGGAGAGGACTGAAACAAACTTTGATGGACAGAATATTCAGAGAAAGCTGCTTTTAGCCCAGCAGAAACGCTGCACACTGCCAGACTCTGTTGGCCAGAGTGTCCCCAGGGAGTCGAACACTGCCAGGTGGAACCAGGCTCCAGAACCACGTCAGAGATACAGCGTGCCTGTGAGGGAACACTTCAGCGACTATGCCTGCACCAGCCGCGGCTACCAGACTGAGCCACACCCCTCTGGAAGGAAGTATGTGCCACCCCCACCCATAGGGTTCAAAGGTCACCAAAGCTATAGAGTGCCTGGTTATATGGTGCGGAGACGGTTTTGGGGCTATGCAAGAGAGGACTGCCAGAGGGAGCTAAATTCATCTGGGCAGGCAAGTGCAGCAGCACATGGATTTGACAGACACTATGGCTCAAATTCCACCTTTCACCGTGGCCAGGAATATATCAAGTCTAATCATAGCCTTAGAGATTTGACCAAACCAAAGAATCAACCAGAGCAGGGCTGCAATGGGCCTAGCTCTGTCCAAGGACTTATCTTCTCAACAGAAGTTCCTCAAATAGAGCTGGACTGCACCAGACAGAGAGGTCTGTGTTGGCCCAGTAGTAACACAActgacagccaaaataaacacGCCAGTTCAGAGCAGGGACAGAGCAGGGAATCAGGCTTTGATGGGCCGAAGATGAGCCAGGCAGCCATCCGGGACCAGATACGACGGGTGGTGGGTGACCTCGAGGGGGTTTTAGGGGGCCTGAAACAGGTCCATCTGGAGATGAAGGAG GTGGTCCAACAGATTGAGCTGCTGACCTCCAACATTGACCTTGGTGAAGAGGAGCCTAGCAACAGTCTCCCCAGTGACACGCTTTGCAGCAGTAGCTCCAGCGGGGTCATGGTGTCCAGCCACAAGATGATCGAAGACCGCACGTCAAGGCAGGCGGATGCCGACCACACCTCGCTCAAAAGCACCCCGACTCGTTCGACCCCCCCTGCACTCAATCCATCTGTTGTCGTTGCAAACCAGGCAGCGGCACCAAGTACAGGCGAGGACCCTCTTCAGGATCAAATAAGTGCGCCAGCCACAGCAAACCCTCCCCAAACCCCACTCAGAGGCCAAGACCAAGAGTCTCGCAGGGACAAAGATGGATCTTGTCCAGCCCTTTCCAAACCAACCTGTCAGCCAATCAGTCAGAGTCAGGCGGTCACACATGAGCCTGGAAGAACTGCTTCTAGAAGCAGGAAACCTCCTCCGTACCCTTACAACGGTCAGGTGGCCAAGATGGGGAAGGGAAAAGAGTCCTTGAAGGCGCCGCCCTACCCCACCAAGCGCAGACTGCTCTCCACCATGGTGTGA
- the mydgf gene encoding myeloid-derived growth factor, with protein sequence MSKMASPSVSRFGPSALFIVSLIFILSVALASSSNERTKTVEFNVKPGGVVHSFSEKIREYECSFTYASQGGTNEQWQMSVGLSDDDSLFSCSVWRPQGKSYLFFTQFKAEVKGAKIEYASAYSQAGMGGQKDVPLKEEEYTVGDHTVTHKDGKFRAELSKLTIIGRTRHDEL encoded by the exons ATGTCCAAAATGGCCTCTCCCAGCGTTAGTCGTTTCGGACCCTCAGCTCTCTTCATAGTTTCGCTAATATTCATACTATCGGTGGCATTGGCATCTTCTTCGAATGAGAGAACCAAAACGGTGGAATTCAACGTAAAACCGGGGGGAGTTGTACACAGTTTCAGTGAGAAAATC AGAGAATATGAATGTTCTTTCACGTACGCATCTCAAGGCGGGACCAATGAG CAATGGCAAATGAGCGTGGGCCTCAGTGATGACGACAGCctcttctcctgctctgtgtggag ACCCCAAGGGAAGTCCTACctgtttttcacacagtttAAAGCCGAGGTGAAAGGAGCCAAGATCGAATATGCCAGCGCATAT tcACAGGCAGGTATGGGAGGACAGAAGGATGTGCCGTTGAAGGAGGAGGAGTACACTGTGGGAGACCACACAG TGACCCATAAAGATGGGAAGTTCCGCGCAGAACTCTCTAAATTGACCATCATCGGACGGACACGCCACGATGAACTCTGA